In one window of Legionella fallonii LLAP-10 DNA:
- a CDS encoding DUF5617 domain-containing protein — protein MKVQLIDLTNQSLQQIKSFFANIPNTETELEISGDFDGGVSLFYTLYSDVANALSYLPKHITTVKFSGEYAMHDATFEEYSGHDVYTKTHYKNIHIGNALPLFIAGLPDTVSKASFAFKCTNIPKGLIVYSIDELINTVSSVQSNITSLDLSGMSFDGVTKDKIIRLFSNITQTIEALNLNCSTTLLIDILQVLPSTIIRLGLRGIDLGGQNETYFINFLSVLSPDLEALDLGNCNLNKLSPEVFHTLTSNLPPKLIQLGLSNNNLFAMKITPKKFANSLRAITPSVVEVDLGENYFLSIKSNPLGIILNGFQKTVKRLRLSQSATPPVQGASPMDGRQMAIQLSKIPPHIDTVIFSRMNFFDLSASEFSIGLKGLPPTVHTLDFSELTWNSRPFEDLSCIFSNVPPEIFAIKLCGNRLLSTNPEAFKKWLHAFAPQIREVDFSGNGFDRLLPSQFNRFSTGIPGRILRIILDKNQFALQNNGALVAYPATRHHQGLFKPQGVILHHKQVADFKLVMMQFLKSSHLSFKTVALIFSYALASTEQENNQMEQQLALGLVSEKRPARVTQLMKQESINTALARIHLASMTQASKTDLSRCGLNRLDNLKSIETLFLKISDKNTELSLRANGFGQTVETRAFIIQVLGLIPRKITYLDLSDNGFEYYNAEQLSDLFSRLPPTVKWVSLGPEKPLSPADHIALRQYPESYDALMTNCTDIMQQVRAILDDYTKGDSAFWRAIFFHWNRHHTEEVAQIVTRIDEGLITNISDVLSELNLIDKSNDIGSLAKRISFMTKTSLAPRDDEHYEGMEMTTLTSNISGYLM, from the coding sequence ATGAAAGTCCAACTAATTGATTTAACGAATCAAAGTCTTCAGCAAATAAAAAGTTTTTTTGCCAACATCCCTAATACAGAAACTGAGCTGGAAATAAGTGGTGATTTTGATGGTGGTGTGAGTCTATTTTACACACTTTATTCGGATGTTGCGAATGCCCTTTCCTACCTCCCTAAACATATTACAACCGTAAAGTTCAGTGGCGAATATGCCATGCACGATGCCACATTTGAGGAATATTCGGGGCATGACGTTTATACCAAAACCCATTACAAAAATATTCATATTGGAAATGCGTTACCCCTATTCATAGCAGGCCTTCCTGACACGGTATCCAAGGCCTCCTTCGCCTTTAAATGCACTAACATTCCCAAAGGATTGATTGTTTATTCCATTGACGAACTCATCAATACAGTTAGTTCCGTACAAAGCAATATCACCTCTTTGGACTTATCCGGTATGAGTTTCGATGGTGTTACTAAAGATAAGATAATCAGATTATTTAGTAACATAACTCAAACGATAGAAGCCCTTAACCTTAATTGTTCAACGACCCTTTTGATAGACATACTCCAGGTGTTGCCTAGTACGATTATTCGTCTTGGCTTAAGAGGTATTGATTTAGGCGGTCAAAATGAAACCTACTTTATTAATTTTTTAAGCGTGCTCTCTCCCGATTTAGAGGCTTTAGATTTAGGGAACTGTAACTTAAATAAACTAAGTCCCGAGGTATTTCATACGCTAACTTCCAATTTACCGCCAAAATTGATTCAACTCGGTTTAAGTAACAATAATTTATTTGCAATGAAAATTACTCCAAAGAAATTCGCAAATTCTTTGCGCGCCATCACCCCTTCTGTTGTGGAGGTGGATTTAGGCGAGAATTATTTCTTGTCCATTAAGAGTAATCCTTTAGGGATTATTCTTAATGGTTTCCAAAAAACAGTGAAAAGGCTGCGATTAAGCCAAAGTGCCACTCCTCCGGTGCAAGGAGCCTCGCCCATGGATGGCAGGCAGATGGCAATTCAATTGAGTAAAATCCCTCCCCATATTGATACGGTTATTTTTAGTCGAATGAATTTCTTTGATTTATCCGCGAGTGAATTTTCAATAGGATTAAAAGGACTACCACCCACCGTACATACCTTGGATTTTAGCGAGTTAACCTGGAACTCCAGACCCTTCGAGGATTTATCGTGCATTTTTTCAAACGTTCCTCCCGAGATTTTTGCTATCAAATTATGTGGCAACAGGTTGCTAAGTACCAATCCAGAGGCGTTTAAAAAATGGCTTCATGCTTTTGCCCCTCAGATTAGGGAAGTTGATTTTTCCGGTAATGGTTTTGACCGGTTGCTGCCCTCCCAATTTAACCGTTTTTCAACCGGCATCCCCGGTCGTATACTTCGTATTATTCTGGATAAAAATCAATTTGCTTTACAAAATAATGGAGCGTTAGTTGCCTATCCCGCAACAAGACATCATCAAGGTCTGTTTAAACCGCAAGGGGTTATTCTCCATCACAAACAAGTAGCTGATTTTAAGCTGGTGATGATGCAGTTTTTAAAATCGTCTCATTTGTCTTTTAAAACGGTAGCTCTTATTTTTTCTTATGCGCTGGCCTCCACGGAACAAGAAAATAACCAGATGGAGCAGCAATTGGCGCTTGGACTGGTTTCGGAAAAGCGACCTGCACGTGTTACCCAGTTAATGAAGCAAGAATCCATTAATACAGCCCTTGCCCGCATTCATTTAGCATCAATGACCCAAGCATCTAAAACGGATTTAAGCCGCTGTGGATTAAATCGACTTGATAATTTAAAGAGTATTGAGACTCTTTTTTTGAAAATTTCCGATAAAAACACAGAACTGAGTTTAAGAGCCAATGGTTTTGGACAAACGGTAGAGACTCGTGCGTTTATTATTCAAGTGCTAGGGCTAATTCCTAGGAAAATAACCTACCTTGATTTAAGCGATAATGGCTTTGAATATTATAATGCCGAGCAATTAAGTGATTTATTTTCACGCCTACCGCCTACAGTGAAATGGGTTTCTTTAGGCCCGGAAAAGCCTTTAAGTCCAGCGGATCATATCGCCTTAAGGCAATATCCGGAGTCTTATGACGCGTTAATGACTAATTGTACCGATATCATGCAACAGGTTCGCGCTATTTTGGATGATTACACCAAAGGCGATTCTGCGTTCTGGCGAGCAATATTTTTTCATTGGAATCGTCACCATACCGAGGAAGTGGCTCAAATAGTAACCCGTATTGATGAAGGCTTAATCACTAACATCAGCGATGTACTCAGTGAACTCAATCTCATTGATAAAAGCAATGACATTGGTTCTTTAGCAAAACGAATCAGCTTCATGACGAAAACATCCTTGGCACCTAGAGACGATGAGCACTATGAGGGGATGGAAATGACCACGCTGACCTCAAATATTTCTGGATACCTAATGTAA
- a CDS encoding DUF6398 domain-containing protein: MIHALGMVNFLFDKSQNPHLSSQDLSSWFGLSQNTISAKSKSIRDLFKIRQTDPKWTLPSKIEDYPFVWMISVNGFIVDVQEASYEIQEQAYYQGIIPYIPKDKVIHKP, from the coding sequence ATTATTCATGCTCTTGGCATGGTTAACTTTTTATTTGATAAATCCCAAAACCCTCACCTTTCATCACAAGATTTATCTTCTTGGTTTGGTCTGTCTCAAAACACCATCAGTGCAAAAAGTAAATCTATACGTGATTTGTTTAAAATAAGACAAACGGATCCCAAGTGGACATTACCTAGCAAAATAGAAGATTACCCTTTTGTTTGGATGATTAGTGTTAATGGATTCATCGTTGATGTGCAAGAGGCTTCTTATGAAATACAAGAGCAAGCTTACTACCAAGGTATTATTCCATATATCCCAAAGGATAAGGTTATTCATAAACCATAA